From one Plasmodium yoelii strain 17X genome assembly, chromosome: 12 genomic stretch:
- a CDS encoding PIR protein, producing MDDSLCGKFVLLRTYLPDELNNNITLEFHENSHFKDYCYNKDSGKNECITDIDKITVGFLWLLSEYYLMSQTKNYNENIANPFFLYIISWFSYKLKKYKEHSTTKIYDFYNNNVINNHKYNKFVTDAYRITNLKDILNKKNEFLNITIEDMSNYYDAFKLLCNMHDNVASNEYGETFLNNATNFVSKYANLKYGCNIESTLHNQILSAISTDYNNLKNKCKSCTSLPDITDVSVLASVYTSSSSIGNKLFTVLSIFGAIAFFLGISYKYSLFGFRKRFQKQKLREKIKNIKKKMNH from the exons ATGGATGATAGTCTA TGTGGAAAATTTGTTCTTTTGAGGACGTATTTACCCGATGAATTAAACAACAATATAACACTCGAATTTCATGAAAATAGTCATTTTAAGGATTACTGCTATAATAAAGATTCAGGAAAAAATGAGTGCATTACTgatatcgataaaattacGGTTGGATTTTTATGGTTACTTTCAGAATATTATCTTATGTCCCAAACTAAAAATTATAACGAAAACATTGCTAAtccattttttctatatattatttcatgGTTTAGTTACAAATTAAAGAAATACAAAGAGCATAGTACCACCAAAATAtacgatttttataataataatgtaataaataatcataaatataacaaatttgTAACTGATGCCTATAGAATTACAAATCTTAAAGATAtcttaaataaaaaaaatgaatttttgAATATTACTATTGAAGATATGTCTAATTATTATGATGCattcaaattattatgtaatatgCACGATAATGTTGCAAGTAATGAATATGGCgaaacatttttaaataatgctACTAATTTTGTTAGCAAATATGCAAACCTCAAATATGGCTGTAATATTGAAAGTACTCTACATAATCAAATATTGTCTGCTATATCaactgattataataatttaaaaaataaatgtaaaagtTGTACATCCCTTCCAGATATAACAGACGTTTCTGTACTAGCATCTGTATAtacatcaagttcgtcgataggaaataaattatttacagttttatcgatatttggtgcaatagcattttttttaggaatttcttataag tattcgttatttggatttcggaaacgatttcaaaaacaaaaattaagagaaaaaataaaaaatataaagaagaaaatgaatcattaa
- a CDS encoding fam-c protein yields the protein MNKIIFSLVCIVIYALLVVPIHCSEQRVYYGVGNKCTRSTRQRYRRNEQNEIEFKCETQLRNDNNCNPKDDKDDIDDKNDKDDIADKNDKDDIDDKNDKDDIDDKDDKDDIDDKNDKDDIDDKNDKDDIDDKNDKDNIADKNDKDDIDDKNDKDNIADKDDIDDKDDKDDKGFNCFNIFKMYRINKRSNASSNSKVPLDRPFCQITVTYSDSNESLPKITSRFGTYQREFTPKNQEHLEKILKLKASLEKQSSKSKKSK from the exons atgaataaaattatatttagtTTAGTTTGTATCGTCATCTATGCCCTTTTGGTTGTACCAATACATTGCTCTGAACAGAGA GTATATTATGGTGTAGGAAATAAATGCACCCGTAGTACCAGACAAAGATACAGAAGGAACGAACAAAATGAGATCGAATTTAAATGCGAAACCCAATTAAGGAATGACAATAATTGCAACCCTAAAGATGATAAAGATGATatagatgataaaaatgataaagatgATATAgctgataaaaatgataaagatgATATAGacgataaaaatgataaagatgATATAGACGATAAAGATGATAAAGATGATATAGacgataaaaatgataaagatgATATAGacgataaaaatgataaagatgATATAGacgataaaaatgataaagataatatagctgataaaaatgataaagatgATATAGacgataaaaatgataaagataatataGCTGATAAAGATGATATAGATGATAAAGATGATAAAGATGATAAAGgatttaattgttttaatatatttaaaatgtatAGAATAAATAAACGATCAAACGCATCTTCAAATAGTAAAGTACCCTTAGATCGCCCATTTTGTCAAATAACCGTAACATATTCAGATAGCAATGAATCTCTTCCTAAAATAACATCTCGATTTGGAACTTATCAGCGTGAGTTTACTCCAAAAAATCAGGAACATTTAGAGaagatattaaaattaaaagcaTCATTAGAAAAACAATCTTCAAAATctaaaaaaagtaaataa
- a CDS encoding PIR protein encodes MNDKMCYKFFAVRNSFPDQLSKGNYQFNNNFKNTFCTDIKCETDIDKMNAVFLWLFDAIFGDSYSYTNYAKGNINIVGYILAWLSYKLNQKSHDKINNLNEFYDQYINNDKEYIKDINNVSDYKSYKDLIDKKQELMSIDIKDISKFYDPFKLLCEMYVEIDANISNCQKFLEKAKEFAKKYDDLNEDYNNTKGSPYNQILSTLSNDYNNLKNKCNSAQSINFPTLPTYSRRSVIKHTLISITFVFVAVSIFLGISYKYSLFGFRKRFQKQKLREKIKNIKKRMNQ; translated from the exons ATGAATGACAAAATG tgTTATAAGTTCTTTGCTGTAAGGAATTCGTTTCCCGATCAATTGAGCAAGGGAAATTatcaatttaataataattttaaaaacacCTTTTGTACTGATATAAAATGTGAGACTGATATCGATAAAATGAATGCTGTATTTTTATGGTTATTTGATGCAATTTTTGGGGATTCGTATTCGTACACGAATTATGCAAAAGGTAATATCAATATTGTTGGATATATTTTGGCgtggttaagttataaactaaATCAGAAGTCACATGACAAGATCAACAATCtaaatgaattttatgaccaatatataaataacgaTAAGGAGTATATTAaggatataaataatgttaGTGACTATAAGAGCtataaggatcttatagataaaaaacaaGAGTTGATGAGTattgatattaaagatatatctaaattttatgatccatttaaattattatgtgaaaTGTATGTTGAAATTGATGCAAACATTTCAAATTGCCAGAAATTTTTAGAAAAGGCTAAAGAATTtgctaaaaaatatgatgatcTTAATgaagattataataatactaaaGGTAGTCCATATAATCAAatattgtctacattatcaaatgattataataatttaaaaaataaatgtaattcTGCTCAATCTATCAATTTCCCAACTCTTCCAACATATTCACGAAGATCAGTAATAAAACACACACTAATCTCAATTACATTTGTATTTGTTGCAGTATCAATTTTCTTGGggatttcttataag tattcgttatttggatttcggaaacgatttcaaaaacaaaaattaagagaaaaaataaaaaatataaagaagagaatgaatcaataa